A stretch of Usitatibacter palustris DNA encodes these proteins:
- a CDS encoding Crp/Fnr family transcriptional regulator yields MKDEPAKDDANVLSADDVARLSKLAYARQFPARAVIVTEGEETDALYVILEGRAKAYVSDAAGKEAVLSIMGPGEYFGELSIDERPRSASVMTLEPARLLVIPNEKFRAFLAEDPEFTLHFIRKLMHRIRELTKLVGSLTLLDAYGRVARLLLESAVEENGVQVVPGRLTQADVASRVGCSREMVSRIFKELTRGGYIVVDGEHRITIVKRPPDKW; encoded by the coding sequence ATGAAAGACGAACCCGCCAAGGACGATGCCAACGTCCTCAGCGCCGACGACGTAGCCCGGCTCTCGAAGCTTGCCTATGCGCGCCAGTTTCCCGCGCGCGCCGTGATCGTGACCGAAGGCGAGGAGACCGATGCGCTCTACGTGATCCTCGAGGGCCGCGCCAAGGCCTACGTGAGCGACGCGGCCGGCAAGGAAGCGGTGCTCTCGATCATGGGGCCGGGCGAATACTTCGGCGAGCTCTCGATCGACGAGCGCCCGCGGTCGGCTTCCGTGATGACGCTCGAGCCCGCGCGCCTGCTCGTGATTCCCAACGAGAAGTTCCGCGCGTTCCTCGCGGAGGATCCCGAGTTCACGCTGCACTTCATTCGCAAGCTCATGCACCGCATCCGCGAGCTCACCAAGCTCGTGGGCAGCCTCACGCTGCTCGATGCCTACGGGCGGGTCGCGCGCCTGCTGCTGGAATCCGCGGTGGAAGAGAATGGGGTGCAGGTCGTGCCCGGGCGACTCACGCAGGCCGATGTCGCGAGCCGCGTCGGTTGCTCGCGCGAGATGGTGAGCCGGATCTTCAAGGAGCTCACGCGCGGGGGCTACATCGT
- a CDS encoding ABC transporter substrate-binding protein, whose product MMLFQRSLAALSALFALAAQGAAPGVTANEILIGQDVDLTGAIAVRMKPLLQAADAYFDKVNAAGGVHGRKIKVARLDSGNKPDKTKENIKAFEKQGVFAMWAISGTGNVGAALPTLTEKRIPLVGSTSGADSFYAKRNPMLINLKAGYGDEIRRMMSHLKDTYTTRVSIVYIDNGFGKEALKSAQEAAKANNLEVASVLSHKEDGSDMDAVAQATAKAKPAAVLMLTLSGPAPKMIDAYSKTGHQAQVFALSIIASDALYKAIGDKSRGVIVTQVMPFPSDRNIAIVREYQDLVTPKGVKDFSHAGVEGYVYAKALVEGLQAAGRNPTRESLIAAFEKMEDKNLGGFKLSFSPEKHNGSDFVEITMIGREGKLVR is encoded by the coding sequence ATGATGCTTTTCCAGAGGAGCCTTGCGGCCCTGTCGGCCCTGTTTGCCCTGGCCGCCCAGGGGGCCGCGCCGGGCGTGACCGCCAACGAAATCCTCATCGGCCAGGACGTCGACCTGACCGGTGCCATCGCCGTGCGCATGAAACCCCTGCTGCAGGCGGCCGACGCGTACTTCGACAAGGTCAACGCGGCGGGCGGCGTGCACGGCCGCAAGATCAAGGTCGCGCGCCTGGACAGCGGCAACAAGCCCGACAAGACGAAGGAGAACATCAAGGCCTTCGAGAAGCAGGGTGTGTTCGCCATGTGGGCGATCTCCGGCACCGGCAACGTCGGCGCGGCGCTGCCCACGCTCACGGAGAAGCGCATCCCGCTCGTCGGCTCCACCTCGGGCGCGGACAGCTTCTACGCCAAGAGGAACCCGATGCTCATCAACCTGAAGGCCGGCTATGGCGACGAGATCCGCCGGATGATGAGCCACCTGAAGGACACCTACACGACCCGTGTCTCGATCGTGTACATCGACAACGGCTTCGGCAAGGAAGCGCTGAAGAGCGCGCAGGAAGCCGCGAAGGCGAACAACCTCGAAGTGGCCTCCGTGTTGTCGCACAAGGAGGACGGCAGCGACATGGACGCGGTCGCGCAGGCGACGGCAAAGGCCAAGCCCGCCGCGGTGCTGATGCTCACGCTTTCGGGACCCGCGCCCAAGATGATCGACGCGTACTCGAAGACCGGGCACCAGGCGCAGGTCTTCGCGCTGTCGATCATCGCCTCCGACGCGCTCTACAAGGCGATCGGCGACAAATCGCGCGGCGTGATCGTGACGCAGGTCATGCCGTTTCCCTCCGACCGCAACATCGCGATCGTGCGCGAGTACCAGGACCTCGTCACGCCCAAGGGCGTGAAGGATTTCTCGCACGCCGGTGTCGAGGGCTACGTCTACGCCAAGGCGCTCGTCGAAGGGCTGCAGGCCGCCGGACGCAACCCGACGCGGGAGAGCCTCATTGCGGCATTCGAGAAGATGGAAGACAAGAACCTCGGCGGCTTCAAGCTGAGCTTCTCGCCCGAGAAGCACAACGGCAGCGACTTCGTGGAGATCACGATGATCGGCCGCGAGGGAAAGCTGGTTCGCTAG